The proteins below come from a single Oryzomicrobium terrae genomic window:
- a CDS encoding response regulator: protein MRLLLVEDDCLLADGLTQALKSAGFVVDWVKNGRDADRWLTDQEYELAILDLGLPGLDGAAVLARLRERRQRTPVLILSAREALEERVKMLDLGADDYLVKPVALTELVARIRALIRRGRAAPEPELRLGRLRLDTVGRRAFVGEAPLELTAREWAALEFLASRAGRIVSKEQIMQSLYGWDEDITPNAVEKFISRLRTKLDPEGIPIRTVRGLGYYLEKPSETGDPESTTVSPDLDPAS from the coding sequence ATGCGCCTACTGCTTGTAGAAGACGATTGCCTGTTGGCCGATGGCCTCACCCAAGCCCTCAAATCCGCCGGTTTCGTGGTGGACTGGGTGAAAAACGGCCGTGACGCCGATCGCTGGCTGACCGACCAGGAGTACGAGCTGGCCATCCTCGACCTGGGTCTGCCCGGGCTGGACGGCGCCGCCGTCCTGGCCCGCCTGCGCGAACGCCGCCAGCGCACCCCGGTACTGATCCTATCGGCCCGGGAAGCCCTGGAAGAACGGGTCAAGATGCTCGACCTAGGAGCCGACGACTACCTGGTCAAACCGGTGGCCCTGACCGAGTTGGTGGCCCGCATCCGCGCCCTGATCCGCCGCGGCCGCGCCGCGCCGGAACCGGAGCTGCGCCTGGGCCGGTTGCGCCTCGACACCGTCGGCCGCCGTGCCTTCGTCGGCGAGGCCCCCCTGGAGCTGACCGCCCGGGAGTGGGCGGCCCTAGAATTCCTCGCCAGCCGGGCCGGGCGCATCGTCAGCAAAGAGCAGATCATGCAATCCTTGTACGGCTGGGACGAGGATATCACTCCCAATGCGGTGGAAAAGTTCATTTCCCGCCTGCGTACCAAGCTTGATCCCGAGGGCATCCCCATCCGCACCGTGCGTGGCCTCGGCTACTACTTGGAAAAGCCGAGCGAAACCGGCGACCCCGAAAGCACCACCGTTTCACCGGACCTCGACCCGGCGTCATGA
- a CDS encoding sensor histidine kinase — protein MKRPASLRGLLLRWLLPATVLFSGAAALTAYGIAFTSASHAYDRALLDTALALSEQVRVFEGQPYVTLTRQAQQILLTDRYDRVFYEVVGPGGEFVSGHRGLPRPTDPMVEDDRVYYDGWYGGEQVRVAALALTKDGIPVLVLAAETDTKRGSLAREILLGMLLPVGALLLMTLGFVWYGIRAGLRPLEALREELAQRSHHDLRPVETPVPVELQPVINEVNQLLARLDLSLASQRSFVSDAAHQLRTPIAALQAQVELALDEGNPETRRRQLDQIRVATARLSHLAHQLLALARAEPGGLSTSEPLSLPDIAHQCAEIWLPAALKKGIDLGFELEPATVQGSPLLLQELLGNLVDNAIRYTPGGGTVTVRCGVIDGQAFLGVDDDGPGVAPADREAVFNRFHRVAGSPGDGCGLGLAIVREIARQHGGDVRLGDAPGGGARFTVVLPLAPSTALPRETPRP, from the coding sequence ATGAAGCGTCCCGCCAGCCTGCGGGGTCTGCTGCTGCGCTGGCTGCTGCCGGCCACGGTGCTGTTTTCCGGCGCCGCGGCCCTTACCGCGTACGGCATCGCGTTCACCAGCGCCTCCCACGCCTACGACCGGGCCCTGCTCGATACCGCCCTGGCCCTGTCCGAACAGGTGCGGGTATTCGAAGGTCAGCCCTACGTCACCCTGACCCGCCAGGCCCAACAAATCCTGCTCACCGACCGCTACGACCGGGTGTTCTACGAGGTGGTCGGCCCGGGGGGCGAATTCGTCTCGGGCCACCGCGGCCTCCCCCGCCCCACCGACCCGATGGTCGAGGATGACCGCGTCTATTACGACGGCTGGTACGGTGGCGAGCAAGTACGGGTGGCCGCCCTGGCCTTGACCAAGGACGGCATCCCGGTACTGGTGCTGGCGGCCGAAACCGACACCAAGCGCGGCAGCCTGGCCCGGGAAATTCTGCTCGGCATGTTGTTGCCGGTGGGGGCCCTGCTGCTGATGACCCTGGGTTTTGTCTGGTATGGCATCCGTGCCGGCCTGCGCCCCCTGGAGGCCCTGCGTGAAGAACTGGCGCAACGCTCGCACCATGACCTGCGCCCGGTGGAAACCCCGGTACCGGTGGAATTGCAGCCGGTGATCAACGAGGTCAACCAACTGCTCGCCCGCCTCGATCTGTCCCTGGCCTCCCAGCGCAGCTTCGTCTCCGACGCCGCCCACCAGTTGCGCACCCCGATCGCCGCCCTGCAGGCCCAGGTGGAACTGGCCCTGGACGAGGGCAACCCGGAGACCCGGCGGCGCCAGCTCGACCAGATCCGGGTGGCCACCGCCCGCCTGTCCCACCTCGCCCACCAACTGCTCGCCCTGGCCCGGGCCGAGCCGGGCGGGCTCTCGACCAGCGAACCCCTGTCCCTGCCCGACATTGCCCACCAGTGCGCCGAAATCTGGCTGCCGGCGGCACTGAAAAAGGGCATCGACCTCGGGTTCGAACTGGAGCCGGCCACCGTGCAGGGCTCACCCCTGCTGCTGCAGGAACTGCTCGGCAATCTGGTGGACAACGCCATCCGCTACACCCCGGGCGGCGGCACCGTCACCGTGCGCTGCGGCGTGATCGATGGCCAGGCGTTCCTCGGCGTGGACGACGACGGCCCCGGCGTGGCGCCGGCGGACCGGGAGGCCGTGTTCAACCGCTTCCACCGGGTCGCCGGGAGCCCCGGCGACGGCTGCGGCCTGGGCCTGGCCATCGTCCGCGAGATCGCCCGGCAGCACGGGGGCGACGTCCGTCTGGGCGATGCACCGGGGGGCGGCGCACGCTTCACCGTCGTCTTGCCCCTGGCGCCCTCCACCGCCCTACCCCGCGAAACCCCGCGCCCCTAG
- a CDS encoding DUF2069 domain-containing protein: protein MTPQQQASVRLSSLAASVGLIGLIFLGLYWEMAGAPIHPGGSWMVLKVAPLLFAVFGILRGKRYTYQWSSLLALLYLMEGLVRATSDQSPTSRAFAWGEVVLACLYFGGAVAYARLTRGPKPLKPAKAG from the coding sequence ATGACCCCTCAACAACAAGCATCGGTGCGGCTCTCCAGCCTGGCCGCCAGCGTGGGCCTGATCGGCCTGATCTTTCTTGGCCTCTACTGGGAGATGGCCGGCGCGCCGATCCACCCGGGCGGCTCGTGGATGGTGCTCAAGGTGGCCCCCCTGCTCTTCGCCGTGTTCGGCATCCTGCGCGGCAAGCGCTACACCTACCAGTGGAGTTCCCTGCTCGCCCTGCTCTACCTGATGGAAGGCCTGGTGCGCGCCACCAGCGACCAGAGCCCGACCTCCCGGGCCTTCGCCTGGGGCGAGGTGGTGCTGGCCTGCCTGTACTTCGGCGGCGCCGTGGCCTACGCCCGCCTGACCCGGGGGCCTAAACCACTCAAACCGGCCAAGGCCGGCTAG
- the wrbA gene encoding NAD(P)H:quinone oxidoreductase, whose protein sequence is MADILVLYYSHRGSVAALARQVARGIESVPGMSARLRTVPKVSPVSEASAPAIPDDGPPYVEPTDLADCVGLALGSPTRFGNMAAPMKYFWDGTIPAWTQGHLEGKPAAVFTSTGSQHGGQETTLLSMMLPLFHHGMLLLGLPYSAPELSATPAGGTPYGASHVAGSGGDPSLHPDEARLAFILGQRLANTASLLALKA, encoded by the coding sequence ATGGCCGACATCCTCGTTCTCTACTACAGCCACCGCGGCTCAGTGGCCGCCTTGGCGCGCCAGGTGGCCCGCGGTATCGAATCGGTGCCGGGCATGAGCGCCCGGCTGCGCACCGTGCCCAAAGTCTCGCCGGTGAGCGAAGCCAGCGCCCCGGCCATTCCCGACGATGGCCCACCCTATGTAGAGCCCACCGACCTGGCCGACTGCGTTGGCCTGGCCCTGGGCAGCCCGACCCGCTTCGGCAACATGGCCGCGCCGATGAAGTATTTCTGGGACGGCACCATCCCGGCCTGGACCCAGGGCCACCTGGAAGGCAAGCCGGCGGCGGTGTTCACCTCCACCGGCAGCCAGCACGGCGGCCAGGAGACGACCCTGCTGTCGATGATGCTGCCCCTCTTCCACCACGGCATGCTGCTGCTCGGCCTGCCCTACAGCGCCCCGGAGCTGTCCGCCACCCCAGCCGGCGGCACCCCCTACGGTGCCAGCCACGTCGCCGGCAGCGGCGGCGATCCCTCCCTCCACCCCGACGAGGCGCGCCTGGCCTTCATCCTCGGCCAGCGCCTGGCAAACACCGCGTCCCTATTGGCTCTCAAGGCATGA
- a CDS encoding 2-isopropylmalate synthase: MKQPLVIFDTTLRDGEQSPGASMTKDEKLRVARQLERMRVDVIEAGFAAASPGDFDAIHSIAEIIKDSTVCSLARANENDIRRAGEAIKPAARGRIHTFIATSPIHMEKKLRMSPDQVVEQAVKAVGWARQFTDDVEFSAEDAGRSELDFLCRIFEEVIKAGAKTINVPDTVGYNLPSQFAETLRQVIARVPNSDKVVWSVHCHNDLGLAVANSLAAVLAGARQVECTINGLGERAGNASLEEVVMAVKTRADIFPVETRIDTTQIVPASKLISQITGYPVQPNKAIVGANAFAHESGIHQDGVLKHRETYEIMRAEDVGWTQNKLVLGKHSGRNAFKTRLTELGIVFDSDEALNSAFARFKELADKKHEIFDEDLQALVSDEVVSAETEHYKLVYSHVCSETGETPECSLTLSVGGAERKAQASGSGPVDAAFSAIEQIAASGSELLLYSVNAITTGTDAQGEVTVRLSKGGRIVNGQGADTDIVIASAKAYLNALNKLESCPGKVNPQGDV; encoded by the coding sequence ATGAAACAACCCCTCGTTATTTTCGACACCACCCTGCGCGACGGCGAACAGAGCCCTGGCGCCTCCATGACCAAGGACGAGAAGCTGCGGGTGGCCCGCCAGCTGGAGCGGATGCGCGTGGACGTGATCGAGGCCGGCTTCGCCGCCGCCTCCCCCGGCGATTTCGATGCGATCCACAGCATTGCCGAAATCATCAAGGATTCCACCGTCTGTTCCCTGGCCCGGGCCAACGAGAACGACATCCGCCGTGCCGGCGAGGCGATCAAGCCCGCTGCCCGGGGGCGCATCCATACCTTCATCGCCACCAGCCCGATCCACATGGAGAAGAAGCTGCGCATGTCCCCGGACCAGGTGGTCGAGCAGGCGGTCAAGGCGGTGGGCTGGGCGCGCCAGTTCACCGACGACGTGGAGTTCTCCGCCGAGGACGCTGGCCGTTCCGAGCTGGATTTCCTCTGCCGCATCTTCGAAGAGGTGATCAAGGCCGGCGCCAAGACCATCAACGTGCCCGACACGGTGGGCTACAACCTGCCCAGCCAGTTCGCCGAGACCCTGCGCCAGGTGATCGCCCGGGTGCCCAACTCGGACAAGGTGGTGTGGTCGGTGCACTGCCACAACGACCTGGGCTTGGCTGTGGCCAACTCCCTGGCTGCCGTGCTGGCCGGTGCCCGCCAGGTGGAATGCACCATCAACGGCCTGGGTGAGCGGGCCGGCAACGCCTCCCTCGAAGAGGTGGTGATGGCGGTGAAGACCCGGGCCGACATCTTCCCGGTGGAAACCCGCATCGACACCACCCAGATCGTGCCGGCCTCCAAGCTGATCTCCCAGATCACCGGCTACCCGGTGCAGCCGAACAAGGCCATCGTCGGCGCCAACGCCTTCGCCCACGAATCGGGCATCCACCAGGACGGCGTGCTCAAGCACCGCGAGACCTACGAGATCATGCGCGCCGAGGACGTGGGTTGGACCCAGAACAAACTGGTGCTGGGCAAGCACTCCGGTCGCAATGCCTTCAAGACCCGGCTGACCGAGCTGGGCATCGTCTTCGACTCCGACGAGGCCCTCAATTCCGCCTTCGCCCGCTTCAAGGAACTGGCCGACAAGAAGCATGAGATCTTCGACGAGGACCTCCAGGCCCTGGTCTCCGACGAGGTGGTGTCGGCCGAGACCGAGCACTACAAGCTGGTCTATTCCCACGTCTGCTCCGAGACCGGCGAGACGCCGGAATGCAGCCTGACCCTGTCCGTGGGCGGCGCCGAGCGCAAGGCCCAGGCGTCCGGCAGCGGCCCGGTGGATGCGGCCTTCTCGGCCATCGAGCAGATCGCGGCGAGCGGCTCCGAACTGCTGCTGTACTCGGTGAACGCCATCACCACCGGCACCGACGCCCAGGGCGAGGTCACCGTGCGCCTGTCCAAGGGCGGCCGCATCGTCAATGGCCAGGGGGCCGATACCGACATCGTCATCGCCTCGGCCAAGGCCTACCTGAACGCCCTGAACAAGCTTGAATCCTGTCCGGGCAAAGTCAATCCGCAAGGCGACGTGTAA
- a CDS encoding TolC family protein has protein sequence MAVQEPRLALSLADARRLWQEHSRELRLSRIAVSGADADRITAGQAPNPQLSVNVGSVSPWEGVGAGSLRNKRMDSVFRLEQLVERGNKRELRTKVAEAQLEATRRLADDVARQQYQTLIGAYYDLKLAESRLQVLSETAQLYREGVTASERRLKAGDIARSELARFSVEAVKAENDRRQAEADRAAAQVALAYLIGRDAEAAQLRTADDWPPLGQPLPTADAATLAARPDVAAARARSEAAEQARELARSLRTRDVTVGVQFEHNVTNPPLNSYGVGVSVPLFLRYSYEGEIARAEADLSAAREDQARIEATALGEVNTARAAALSAEARRSAAEAALLPDAERVAKAAEYAYKRGAAGLIDLLDARRTLRQSQQDVLQARNDHARALAAYRAALGQGAAEAGRNAPAAAATASGTQP, from the coding sequence ATGGCCGTTCAGGAACCGCGCCTGGCCCTGAGTCTCGCCGACGCCCGCCGTCTGTGGCAGGAGCACAGCCGCGAGTTGCGCCTGTCGCGCATCGCCGTGAGCGGCGCCGATGCCGATCGCATCACCGCCGGCCAGGCGCCCAACCCCCAGCTGTCGGTCAACGTCGGTTCCGTCAGCCCCTGGGAGGGGGTCGGTGCCGGCAGTCTGCGCAACAAGCGCATGGATTCGGTGTTCCGCCTGGAACAGCTGGTGGAGCGCGGCAACAAGCGTGAACTGCGCACCAAGGTGGCCGAAGCTCAACTCGAAGCCACTCGCCGCCTGGCCGACGACGTGGCGCGACAGCAATACCAGACCCTGATCGGCGCCTATTACGACCTCAAGCTGGCTGAAAGTCGCCTGCAGGTGCTGAGCGAAACCGCCCAGCTCTACCGTGAGGGCGTGACCGCCTCCGAACGCCGCCTCAAGGCGGGCGACATCGCCCGCTCCGAACTGGCGCGCTTCTCGGTGGAAGCCGTCAAGGCCGAGAACGATCGGCGCCAGGCCGAAGCCGACCGGGCGGCCGCCCAGGTGGCCCTGGCCTATCTGATCGGCCGCGATGCCGAGGCGGCCCAACTGCGTACCGCCGACGACTGGCCGCCACTCGGTCAGCCCCTGCCGACGGCGGATGCCGCCACCCTGGCCGCCCGCCCCGACGTGGCCGCCGCCCGCGCCCGGAGCGAGGCCGCCGAGCAGGCCCGGGAGCTGGCCCGTTCGCTGCGCACCCGCGATGTCACCGTCGGCGTGCAGTTCGAGCACAACGTCACCAACCCGCCCCTCAACAGCTACGGCGTCGGGGTCAGCGTGCCGCTGTTCCTGCGCTACTCCTACGAGGGCGAGATCGCCCGGGCCGAAGCCGACCTGTCGGCCGCCCGGGAAGACCAGGCCCGTATCGAGGCCACCGCCCTGGGTGAGGTGAATACCGCCCGGGCTGCCGCCCTCAGCGCCGAAGCCCGGCGCAGCGCGGCCGAAGCGGCCCTGCTGCCGGATGCGGAGCGGGTCGCCAAGGCGGCTGAATATGCCTACAAACGCGGTGCCGCCGGCCTGATCGACCTGCTCGATGCGCGGCGCACCCTGCGCCAGTCGCAGCAGGATGTGCTGCAAGCGCGTAACGACCACGCCCGGGCCCTGGCGGCTTACCGGGCCGCCCTGGGGCAGGGCGCTGCGGAAGCCGGGCGTAATGCACCCGCCGCCGCGGCTACCGCCTCCGGCACCCAACCGTAA
- a CDS encoding efflux RND transporter periplasmic adaptor subunit, whose translation MDSKDQRSQSGDAATSPPAARRAAPARRLWLLGGALVLVAGGLGVWWNSHGGNAAPQPVAAPVPQPSAEGHRTLTFPPGAPQLSYLRIEPVKAEPVPLIEPIPGRLTYDDDVTARVFAPVALRIVQPLAQVGDKVAVGAPLARVDVPDVADLTRAQADLRAKTAAFERSKDLYAAEVLAKKDLEAAENDYRAAEAEAARAGTRLRWLGSTAKNGGGQALQSPRAGVITERRVSPGLEARPDSTDPLYVVSDPTRLWALADLPEKDLAKVHAGEEVVLLVDAWPNEHFTGKVTAVADVLDPQTRRVQVRLSVPNPERKLKPEMFVRVVPSHSDQVLPRVPNTALVTEGLATYLFVETAPGAIERREVQLAFRGVEFSSVAKGLSAGERVVTVGAVLLNAELAGH comes from the coding sequence ATGGACAGCAAGGATCAGCGTTCCCAAAGCGGCGATGCCGCAACGTCCCCCCCGGCCGCGCGCCGCGCCGCTCCTGCGCGTCGCCTGTGGCTGCTCGGCGGCGCCTTGGTGCTGGTGGCCGGTGGCCTGGGCGTCTGGTGGAACAGCCATGGCGGCAACGCCGCGCCGCAGCCCGTGGCGGCGCCGGTGCCCCAGCCGTCCGCCGAAGGGCACCGCACCCTGACCTTCCCGCCGGGAGCCCCGCAGCTGTCGTACCTGCGCATCGAACCGGTCAAGGCCGAGCCCGTGCCCCTGATCGAGCCGATCCCCGGCCGCCTGACCTACGACGACGACGTCACCGCCCGGGTGTTCGCCCCGGTGGCCCTGCGCATCGTCCAGCCCCTGGCCCAGGTGGGCGACAAGGTGGCGGTCGGCGCGCCCCTGGCCCGGGTCGACGTGCCCGATGTGGCCGACCTGACCCGCGCCCAGGCCGATCTGCGCGCCAAGACGGCGGCCTTCGAGCGAAGCAAGGACTTGTACGCCGCCGAGGTGCTGGCCAAGAAGGACCTGGAAGCGGCGGAGAACGATTACCGCGCCGCCGAGGCCGAAGCGGCCCGGGCCGGCACCCGGCTGCGCTGGCTGGGCAGCACCGCCAAAAACGGTGGCGGCCAGGCGCTGCAGTCGCCCCGCGCCGGGGTGATTACCGAGCGTCGGGTCAGCCCGGGGCTGGAAGCCCGGCCCGATTCGACCGACCCCCTGTACGTGGTGAGCGATCCGACCCGGCTGTGGGCCCTGGCCGACCTGCCCGAGAAGGATCTGGCCAAGGTCCATGCCGGCGAAGAGGTGGTGCTGCTGGTCGATGCCTGGCCCAACGAACACTTCACCGGCAAGGTCACGGCGGTGGCCGACGTGCTCGACCCCCAGACGCGCCGCGTCCAGGTGCGCCTGTCGGTGCCCAACCCGGAGCGCAAGCTCAAGCCGGAAATGTTCGTCCGAGTGGTGCCCTCCCATAGCGATCAAGTGCTGCCCCGGGTGCCCAATACCGCCCTGGTGACCGAAGGACTGGCCACTTACCTGTTCGTCGAGACCGCCCCCGGCGCCATCGAGCGGCGCGAGGTGCAGCTGGCCTTCCGTGGCGTCGAATTCAGTTCCGTGGCCAAGGGCCTGTCCGCCGGCGAGCGGGTGGTCACCGTTGGCGCCGTGCTGCTCAACGCCGAACTGGCCGGCCACTAA
- a CDS encoding efflux RND transporter permease subunit yields MLERLITFALAQRVFVLAAVGVLFVFGLYAVDNVPIEAFPDVQDVQVSIVTQATGLAPEEVERSISLPIEREMNGVPRMIQLRSVSITGLSVVTLTFADRTDDYFARQQVLERLQNVNLPPGAQPQLAPLTTAVGEIFRYALDVPPDMPLYQVRTLQDWVIRPALRRVSGVADVVSFGGAPKEYQVRVDPMRLRRYGVSIDQVAQALTNNNANAGGGLLHRGDEALVVRAIGLFSRVEDVARVAVTVKDGKPVLVGDVAEVQVGPRTRSGVVAFNERNDVVQGIVQMIKAQNATKVAAEVKQALNDVQAKLPPGVKIIPIYDRTDLVRHTVHTVSENLVVGAVLVTAILVIFLRSWFAAAIVALVIPLSLLAAFVMMHLKGVAANLISLGAVDFGIIIDGAVVLVEALMVRYATGGGNPQHNTLQWRMSTLKHTTVEMGRPILFAKAIIILAFLPIFTFERVEGKIFSPMTYTLSFAILGAILLTLTLVPALISYYVKNRELKEVHTPWIERMQHGYGRLLERFSAKAGRLTLISLAVLALALALVPRLGSEFLPKLDEGNIWLTITLPPATHLQKTKEVEQEVRGILRSYPEVKNVITQLGRPDDGTDPKGPNNLEILADLQPRDQWRFADKEDLIADMTRKITAIPGVPTNFSQVIQDNVEESISGVKGEIAVKIFGSDLDILEDKASQVASILANIQGATDVAAIKVSGQTELDIALDRTRMSRYGINAADVNATVQTALAGTAVSAFYEQDRRFDLTVRLAKPYRDAVDDVAELPVALPDGGTIPLASIADIEVKQGPARISREAGGRYVAVKANLLGRDQGSFVAEAQQKVKAQVRLPEGYVMTWGGQFENQQRALKRLAVIVPLSVLGIFVLLFWAFRSMQFAGLVLFMVPFTWIGGIAGLALAGLHLSVSSAVGFIAVAGISVQNGVIMLEQFLEGIRNGLPVTQAVREGAVARLRPVLMTALMAGLGLLPAALSHGIGSETQRPFAVVIVGGIVSATFFTLLLLPLLFPRLVRFPERRHHDR; encoded by the coding sequence ATGCTGGAACGTCTCATCACCTTTGCCCTCGCCCAGCGGGTCTTCGTCCTCGCCGCGGTGGGGGTGCTCTTCGTCTTCGGCCTGTATGCCGTGGACAACGTGCCCATCGAGGCCTTCCCCGACGTCCAGGACGTGCAGGTGTCGATCGTCACCCAGGCCACCGGCCTGGCGCCGGAGGAGGTGGAGCGCTCCATCTCCCTGCCCATCGAGCGAGAGATGAACGGCGTGCCGCGCATGATCCAGCTGCGCTCGGTGTCGATCACCGGCCTGTCGGTGGTGACCCTGACCTTCGCCGACCGTACCGACGACTACTTCGCCCGTCAGCAGGTGCTCGAGCGCCTGCAGAACGTGAACCTGCCGCCCGGGGCCCAGCCCCAGTTGGCGCCGCTCACCACCGCCGTGGGCGAGATCTTCCGCTACGCCCTGGACGTGCCCCCCGACATGCCCCTCTACCAGGTGCGCACCCTACAGGACTGGGTGATCCGCCCCGCCCTGCGCCGGGTGTCCGGAGTGGCTGACGTGGTCAGCTTTGGCGGTGCGCCCAAGGAATACCAGGTGCGGGTCGATCCGATGCGCCTGCGCCGTTACGGGGTATCCATCGACCAGGTGGCCCAGGCGCTCACCAACAACAACGCCAATGCCGGCGGTGGCCTGCTCCACCGCGGCGACGAGGCACTGGTGGTGCGCGCCATCGGCCTGTTCTCCCGGGTCGAGGACGTGGCCCGGGTGGCGGTGACGGTCAAGGACGGCAAGCCAGTGCTGGTGGGCGACGTGGCCGAGGTTCAGGTCGGCCCGCGCACCCGCTCCGGGGTGGTGGCCTTCAATGAGCGCAACGATGTGGTCCAGGGCATCGTGCAGATGATCAAGGCGCAGAACGCTACCAAGGTCGCCGCCGAGGTCAAGCAGGCCCTCAACGACGTCCAGGCCAAGCTGCCGCCCGGGGTGAAGATCATCCCCATCTACGACCGGACCGACCTGGTGCGCCACACGGTGCACACGGTGAGCGAGAACCTAGTGGTGGGGGCGGTGCTGGTCACCGCCATCCTGGTGATCTTCCTGCGCTCCTGGTTTGCCGCGGCCATCGTCGCCCTGGTGATTCCCCTGTCGCTGCTGGCGGCCTTCGTCATGATGCATTTGAAGGGGGTGGCGGCAAACCTGATCTCCCTCGGGGCGGTGGACTTCGGCATCATCATCGACGGCGCCGTGGTGCTGGTGGAGGCCCTGATGGTGCGCTACGCCACCGGTGGCGGGAACCCGCAGCACAACACCCTGCAGTGGCGCATGAGCACCCTCAAGCACACCACCGTGGAAATGGGCCGGCCGATCCTCTTCGCCAAGGCGATCATCATTCTCGCCTTCCTGCCGATCTTCACCTTCGAGCGGGTGGAAGGGAAGATCTTCTCGCCCATGACCTACACCCTGTCCTTTGCCATTCTCGGGGCGATCCTGCTCACCCTGACCCTGGTGCCGGCGCTGATCTCGTACTACGTCAAGAACCGGGAACTGAAGGAAGTGCACACCCCGTGGATCGAGCGCATGCAGCACGGTTACGGCCGGCTGTTGGAGCGCTTCTCTGCCAAGGCGGGGCGCCTCACCCTGATCAGCCTGGCGGTGCTCGCCCTGGCCCTGGCCCTGGTGCCGCGCCTGGGGAGCGAATTTCTGCCCAAGCTCGACGAGGGCAACATCTGGTTGACCATCACCCTGCCGCCGGCGACCCACCTGCAAAAGACCAAGGAGGTGGAGCAGGAGGTGCGTGGCATCCTGCGCAGCTACCCGGAGGTGAAGAACGTCATCACCCAGCTCGGCCGGCCCGACGACGGCACCGATCCAAAGGGGCCGAACAACCTGGAGATCCTTGCCGACCTGCAGCCCCGCGACCAGTGGCGCTTTGCCGACAAGGAAGATCTGATCGCCGACATGACGCGCAAGATCACCGCCATCCCCGGCGTGCCGACCAACTTCTCGCAAGTGATCCAGGACAACGTCGAAGAGTCGATTTCCGGCGTGAAGGGTGAAATCGCGGTGAAGATCTTTGGCTCCGACCTGGACATCCTGGAGGACAAGGCCAGCCAGGTGGCGTCGATCCTGGCCAACATCCAGGGCGCCACCGACGTGGCGGCGATCAAGGTAAGCGGCCAGACCGAGCTCGACATCGCCCTGGACCGTACCCGCATGTCGCGTTACGGCATCAACGCGGCCGATGTAAACGCCACGGTGCAGACGGCCCTGGCCGGCACCGCCGTGTCCGCCTTCTATGAGCAGGACCGCCGCTTCGACTTGACGGTGCGTCTGGCCAAGCCCTACCGAGATGCGGTGGATGACGTGGCCGAACTGCCGGTCGCCCTGCCCGACGGCGGCACCATCCCCTTGGCGTCGATTGCCGATATCGAGGTCAAGCAGGGGCCGGCGCGTATCTCCCGGGAGGCTGGCGGCCGCTATGTGGCGGTCAAGGCCAACCTGCTCGGCCGCGACCAGGGCAGCTTCGTCGCCGAGGCCCAGCAAAAGGTGAAGGCCCAGGTGCGTCTGCCTGAGGGCTACGTGATGACCTGGGGCGGCCAGTTCGAGAACCAGCAGCGCGCCCTGAAGCGCCTGGCGGTGATCGTGCCCCTGTCGGTGCTGGGTATCTTCGTCCTGCTCTTCTGGGCCTTCCGCTCGATGCAGTTCGCCGGACTGGTGCTATTCATGGTGCCCTTCACCTGGATCGGCGGCATCGCCGGCCTGGCTCTGGCCGGGCTGCACCTGTCGGTGTCCTCGGCGGTGGGCTTCATCGCCGTGGCCGGTATTTCGGTGCAGAACGGGGTGATCATGCTCGAACAGTTCCTCGAAGGCATCCGCAACGGCCTGCCGGTTACCCAGGCGGTGCGCGAGGGCGCCGTGGCGCGTCTGCGTCCGGTGCTGATGACCGCCCTGATGGCCGGCCTGGGCCTCTTGCCGGCGGCCCTCTCCCACGGCATCGGCTCGGAAACCCAGCGCCCCTTCGCCGTGGTGATCGTCGGCGGTATCGTTTCCGCCACCTTCTTCACCCTGCTGCTTTTGCCGCTGCTCTTCCCGCGCCTGGTGCGTTTCCCCGAGCGGCGCCATCACGACCGCTGA